A genomic segment from Streptomyces sp. NBC_01233 encodes:
- a CDS encoding histidine phosphatase family protein has product MADIWLMRHGTYEGHRPGYHAPHEAALTQEGREQVRRSLPLPEGITAIVTSPIPRARQTATLVSHLTGLPIVATSGLLAEWRAPSIVLGRTAETYPPAYRAWRARRLANPFLRCEDGESLTDLHTRARHCAAFLHHTASRHGPLLAVSHTLLLGVLTHLPDGPAAFTTAAKTPWHFAELRLLPAHQRAAPGLQRPAQ; this is encoded by the coding sequence TTGGCTGACATCTGGCTCATGCGCCACGGCACCTACGAAGGCCACCGCCCCGGCTACCATGCCCCGCACGAGGCCGCCCTCACGCAGGAGGGCCGCGAGCAGGTACGCCGGTCCCTCCCCCTCCCCGAGGGCATTACCGCGATCGTCACCAGCCCGATCCCCCGTGCCCGCCAGACCGCCACCCTCGTCTCGCACCTCACGGGCCTGCCCATCGTCGCCACCTCCGGCCTCCTCGCCGAATGGCGCGCGCCCAGCATCGTCCTCGGCCGCACCGCCGAGACCTACCCGCCCGCTTACCGCGCCTGGCGAGCCCGGCGCCTTGCAAACCCCTTCCTACGCTGCGAAGACGGCGAAAGCCTCACCGACCTCCACACCCGCGCCCGCCACTGCGCCGCATTCCTCCACCACACCGCCAGCCGCCACGGCCCCCTCCTGGCCGTCTCCCACACCCTCCTCCTGGGCGTCCTCACACACCTCCCAGATGGCCCCGCTGCCTTCACCACCGCCGCGAAGACGCCCTGGCACTTCGCCGAACTCCGCCTTCTGCCCGCCCATCAACGAGCCGCACCCGGCCTTCAGCGGCCTGCCCAGTAA
- a CDS encoding creatininase family protein, whose translation MNLLPTATSTDVQELQPRVAVLPVGSFEQHGTYLPLITDTAIACVIAQEIAAAYPVHLLPPITISCSHEHAAFPGTVSISARTLYAVIDDIRTSLARSGIHKLVIVNGHGGNYVLSNVVQEANVNGPAASLFPLGLDWDRAREYGGLESDRHADMHAGEIETSILLHAAPDLVREGYSDADHDGGGRPFLLVHGTSNYTETGVIGFPSLASADKGKAVLESLRESFANHLGVLHASD comes from the coding sequence ATGAACCTGCTGCCGACCGCCACAAGCACCGATGTCCAGGAGCTACAGCCCCGCGTCGCCGTGCTCCCAGTCGGCTCCTTCGAGCAGCACGGCACATACCTCCCGTTGATCACTGACACAGCGATCGCGTGCGTCATCGCCCAGGAGATCGCCGCCGCCTACCCCGTCCACCTGCTCCCGCCCATCACCATCTCCTGCAGCCACGAGCACGCGGCCTTCCCCGGAACCGTCAGCATCAGCGCCCGGACCCTCTACGCCGTGATCGACGACATCCGCACCTCCCTCGCCCGATCCGGCATCCACAAGCTGGTGATCGTCAACGGCCACGGCGGGAACTACGTTCTGTCGAACGTAGTTCAGGAAGCAAACGTCAACGGCCCTGCAGCATCCCTCTTCCCCCTCGGCCTCGACTGGGACCGAGCCCGTGAGTACGGCGGCCTGGAATCCGACAGGCACGCGGACATGCACGCTGGCGAGATCGAGACGTCGATCCTGCTCCATGCCGCTCCCGATCTTGTCCGTGAGGGATATAGCGACGCGGACCACGACGGCGGAGGACGTCCCTTTCTCCTCGTGCACGGGACGAGCAACTACACGGAGACAGGTGTGATCGGATTCCCTTCGCTTGCTTCTGCGGACAAGGGCAAAGCCGTCCTGGAGAGCCTTCGCGAGAGCTTCGCGAACCACCTCGGCGTGCTCCACGCGTCTGATTGA
- a CDS encoding restriction endonuclease, which translates to MAAARKRRGAAARKRRERRLRVGVIAGVVGGVVLVAFWSVIWPYLVSALVLGGVAGSGWWLWRTDRFIRGGDRQWRHDEAVKAGHRTLAEVDAMTGTEFEHFVVELCRRDGCTDVRKVGGSHDNGADVLGILPDGRSMVIQCKRYTPKSKIPSREVRDLLGAKVHFKVDVAIFVATTYFSGPAEKFATENDILAVHRDHLGLWNNGASLLSLGAVNGLGQGDRQHRARWKETYE; encoded by the coding sequence ATGGCAGCGGCACGGAAGCGGCGAGGAGCAGCGGCTCGGAAGCGTCGAGAGAGGCGACTCCGGGTCGGTGTCATCGCCGGGGTCGTAGGCGGCGTTGTGCTGGTGGCCTTCTGGAGCGTGATCTGGCCCTACCTCGTGAGTGCGCTCGTTCTCGGAGGCGTTGCCGGCAGTGGGTGGTGGTTGTGGCGCACCGATCGGTTCATCAGGGGCGGGGATCGGCAGTGGCGGCATGACGAGGCTGTGAAGGCAGGGCACCGGACGCTTGCCGAGGTCGACGCGATGACAGGGACGGAGTTCGAGCACTTCGTCGTGGAGCTGTGCCGGCGCGATGGATGCACGGACGTGCGGAAGGTCGGCGGCTCTCACGACAACGGGGCTGACGTCCTGGGGATCCTTCCCGATGGGCGGAGCATGGTGATCCAGTGCAAGCGGTACACCCCCAAGAGCAAGATCCCCAGCCGGGAGGTCCGGGACCTGCTCGGTGCGAAGGTGCACTTCAAGGTCGACGTGGCGATCTTCGTAGCCACCACGTACTTCAGCGGGCCCGCTGAGAAGTTCGCCACGGAGAACGACATCCTCGCCGTCCATCGCGATCACCTCGGGCTGTGGAACAACGGCGCCTCGTTGCTGTCGCTCGGCGCGGTGAACGGGCTAGGGCAAGGGGATCGACAGCATCGGGCGCGCTGGAAGGAGACGTACGAATAG
- a CDS encoding recombination directionality factor produces MTQSTTVPVGSFRTGRLAEGRPQALDAWRVTTDDAEVAARIANLLGGQPQPNEGGGNLAHEVLTKVETVRVLIDGPDAVAAHMILWGSKGITHQCDGLEFLSPEEKKGQPCGCPPVFEDRKVAAKEGRGPTPSISLTFRIAAEPALGEFHFMTSSWQMAAQLSDLTDALKRVNGPAICDLTLELVVYTTKMGRGVCYRKPVVTVLGSPDTVMIEPPQVAELTPTPAPPPLRRKARPAPEPTIPSAMESSHSVSVSAALLRQAAEVLGTTVHEETVIAALSEIVAGRQQTAELFRLREQVGQIAAIAGRALQGRDSALT; encoded by the coding sequence ATGACGCAGAGCACAACCGTCCCAGTCGGTAGCTTCCGTACAGGACGTCTGGCTGAGGGTCGCCCTCAGGCCCTGGACGCCTGGCGTGTCACGACCGACGACGCAGAGGTGGCCGCCCGCATCGCCAACCTTCTGGGCGGTCAGCCTCAGCCAAACGAGGGGGGAGGAAATCTTGCCCACGAAGTCCTGACAAAGGTTGAGACAGTACGCGTACTCATTGATGGGCCTGACGCAGTGGCGGCTCACATGATCCTCTGGGGCAGTAAGGGGATCACCCACCAATGTGACGGCTTGGAGTTCCTGTCGCCAGAAGAGAAGAAGGGCCAGCCATGCGGCTGCCCTCCAGTATTCGAGGATCGGAAGGTGGCCGCGAAAGAGGGCCGCGGCCCGACGCCGTCCATCAGCCTCACCTTCCGGATCGCGGCAGAACCCGCGCTCGGCGAGTTCCACTTCATGACCAGCTCATGGCAGATGGCCGCGCAGCTCTCCGACCTGACAGACGCGCTGAAGCGAGTCAACGGCCCGGCCATCTGCGACCTCACGCTGGAGCTCGTCGTCTACACCACCAAGATGGGTAGAGGTGTCTGCTATCGAAAGCCGGTGGTCACAGTGCTCGGCAGCCCCGATACGGTGATGATCGAACCCCCGCAGGTGGCCGAACTCACGCCCACTCCGGCGCCACCCCCACTCCGCCGCAAGGCCAGGCCGGCCCCTGAGCCCACCATCCCGTCCGCGATGGAGTCGAGCCACTCGGTCAGCGTGAGCGCCGCTCTGCTCCGCCAGGCCGCCGAGGTGCTCGGCACCACCGTTCACGAGGAAACGGTCATCGCCGCCCTGTCCGAGATCGTGGCGGGACGGCAGCAGACCGCAGAACTCTTCCGGCTGCGAGAGCAGGTCGGACAGATCGCCGCCATCGCGGGGCGAGCACTCCAAGGCAGGGATTCGGCACTCACCTGA
- a CDS encoding YozE family protein has product MSNGPSDFRAWLMHHVSEQSAIGDLARDARDDDGWPTGEPESFELYNEYLDSMNASDGALDALEKAWNHYDEIRT; this is encoded by the coding sequence ATGTCTAACGGGCCGAGCGATTTCCGAGCCTGGCTCATGCACCACGTCAGCGAGCAGTCGGCCATCGGCGACCTCGCCCGCGACGCACGAGACGACGACGGATGGCCCACGGGCGAACCGGAGTCGTTCGAGCTCTACAACGAGTATCTCGACTCCATGAACGCTTCCGACGGTGCGCTGGATGCCCTTGAGAAGGCGTGGAACCACTACGACGAGATCCGGACGTGA
- a CDS encoding Eco57I restriction-modification methylase domain-containing protein, translated as MRTRDEVSDDKLRGGFYSPDVLVELCIRRSAELLDGRSDLRVLEPSAGDGAFLRGIGRSDIARRIQTVEAVEIFAEEAAKAADALDSTGMQGRVVNQNVLQWSQGRDSDFDWVLANPPYVRFQFISDEDKQRAKEISSGLGAAGTSVSNLWIPVFLLSLSKLRDGGVFSVILPTEFLTGISANAVRNWLLANTTDLTIDLFEPGSFPSVLQEVLILSGRASKGATAPSTIQFHDHNGDTRSWSHMVAPAAGTWTNYLLLPDQNDALTAVQSISAVKSLSSVARFSVSTVTGANGYFCVDSAKVKEYDLEEWAIPLLPRSRHAGGLVYTSEEQQALADASQPAWLLSFAATKSSPEAHELAQQYLDGGVRLEIDQRFKCRVRAPWYRVPVVPAGDLLLSKRSNRYPRVISNHAKVVTTDTIYKGQILAGSPITADDFTAAFHNSLTMLSAEVEGRSFGGGVLELVPSEVNALQVPIVPGAASELAKLDKISRASDDPEALIEATDEALTRLIPALNAQTMSALSDARHTLMNRRLQRTHSKFYG; from the coding sequence ATGCGGACACGGGACGAAGTAAGCGATGACAAGCTGCGTGGGGGGTTCTACTCGCCTGATGTCCTCGTCGAGCTCTGCATTCGCCGGTCCGCCGAACTGCTCGACGGTCGATCGGATCTCCGAGTGCTCGAGCCGTCCGCTGGAGACGGTGCCTTCCTCCGGGGAATCGGGCGCAGCGACATTGCTCGCCGCATCCAGACGGTCGAAGCCGTCGAGATCTTCGCCGAGGAGGCCGCCAAGGCGGCCGACGCGTTGGATTCAACAGGCATGCAGGGGCGAGTGGTCAACCAGAACGTGCTCCAGTGGTCGCAGGGACGAGACTCCGACTTCGACTGGGTACTTGCCAATCCGCCCTACGTGCGGTTCCAGTTCATCTCGGACGAGGACAAGCAGCGCGCCAAGGAGATCAGCTCCGGGCTGGGCGCAGCGGGGACATCCGTATCGAACCTCTGGATCCCCGTCTTCCTTCTGTCTCTCTCGAAGCTGCGTGACGGCGGCGTCTTCTCCGTCATTCTCCCGACCGAGTTCCTGACCGGCATCTCGGCGAACGCTGTCCGCAACTGGCTCCTGGCCAACACGACCGACCTCACCATCGATCTCTTCGAGCCGGGCTCGTTCCCCTCGGTCCTGCAGGAGGTCCTGATTCTCAGCGGCCGTGCATCGAAGGGGGCCACCGCTCCTTCGACCATCCAGTTCCACGACCACAACGGCGACACCCGATCCTGGTCGCACATGGTTGCGCCGGCTGCAGGCACCTGGACCAACTACCTACTATTGCCTGATCAGAACGACGCTCTGACTGCCGTCCAGTCGATCTCCGCAGTGAAGTCGCTCAGCAGCGTCGCACGGTTCAGTGTCTCGACCGTCACGGGCGCGAACGGCTACTTCTGCGTCGATTCCGCGAAGGTCAAGGAGTACGATCTTGAGGAGTGGGCGATCCCGCTGCTGCCGCGGTCGCGCCACGCGGGGGGTCTGGTCTACACCAGCGAGGAGCAGCAAGCTCTGGCCGACGCCAGCCAGCCTGCCTGGCTCCTGAGCTTCGCAGCGACCAAGTCCTCGCCGGAGGCTCACGAGCTGGCGCAGCAGTACCTCGACGGCGGCGTTCGCCTGGAGATCGACCAACGTTTCAAGTGCCGCGTGCGCGCGCCCTGGTACAGGGTCCCGGTTGTGCCAGCCGGCGACCTGCTGCTGTCCAAGCGGTCCAACCGCTACCCACGCGTGATCTCCAACCACGCGAAGGTCGTGACGACCGACACCATCTATAAGGGGCAGATCCTCGCGGGTTCGCCGATCACGGCAGACGACTTCACCGCGGCGTTCCACAATTCGCTCACGATGCTCTCTGCGGAAGTCGAGGGGCGAAGCTTCGGCGGCGGCGTTCTCGAGCTCGTGCCCAGCGAGGTCAACGCGCTGCAGGTTCCGATCGTCCCCGGCGCTGCTTCCGAGCTGGCGAAGCTCGATAAGATTTCCCGCGCCTCTGATGACCCGGAGGCCCTGATCGAAGCTACCGACGAGGCGCTCACTCGACTCATCCCGGCGCTCAACGCGCAGACGATGAGCGCCTTGAGCGATGCACGCCACACGTTGATGAACCGCCGGCTGCAGCGCACCCATTCGAAGTTCTACGGCTGA
- a CDS encoding phospholipase D family protein, with amino-acid sequence MKLRFAGQPFADHPNLVDFIEHARDDGFDELKIAVAWAKRSGLGRVWDVLEEFRAQGGKVLLILGVSEGGATREGLELALQVADEGYVFHDPRRTFHPKVYFACSSGQRSLLVGSSNLTAGGLSWNYEASMWVDWDAGEGEDVTDEVSAWFDSLIAKTESCSPLTAELITDLEKSGDIVIGSESRARRVQKKKSDTPEDNDSAIVATISGLFKPVLAGLRKLPGLSSKIAPITSAPGTTVTKKPAIKATGASGTPATVKKPALAGPAPFPTADVHRRWFKHLDNTAAQQVKSAASNPTGNLRLSQEDASIDHKHYFRDDFFGGLPWTPTEGKDTEQEVVVGFRTWIDGTDLGIQELRLSHDPKRISGQGNVPTVLHWGALASEMRETNYVGLYISLECTTGGEYNLVISQAPRGDYQI; translated from the coding sequence ATGAAACTTCGCTTCGCCGGCCAGCCCTTCGCCGACCACCCAAACCTTGTCGACTTCATCGAGCACGCGAGGGACGACGGGTTCGACGAGCTCAAGATCGCGGTGGCCTGGGCCAAACGGTCCGGCCTCGGGCGCGTCTGGGACGTGCTCGAGGAGTTCCGGGCCCAGGGCGGCAAGGTGCTGTTGATCCTGGGAGTCAGCGAGGGCGGCGCCACCAGGGAGGGACTGGAGCTCGCCCTCCAGGTCGCCGACGAGGGTTACGTCTTCCACGACCCGCGACGAACCTTCCACCCCAAGGTCTACTTCGCCTGCTCGTCTGGCCAGCGCTCGCTGCTCGTCGGTTCGAGCAACCTCACGGCTGGCGGACTCAGCTGGAACTACGAGGCTTCGATGTGGGTGGACTGGGACGCTGGCGAAGGCGAGGACGTGACGGACGAGGTGTCGGCATGGTTCGACAGCCTCATCGCCAAGACGGAGTCATGCAGTCCCCTGACGGCGGAGCTCATCACGGACCTGGAGAAGAGCGGGGACATCGTCATCGGTTCCGAGTCCCGAGCACGGCGCGTTCAGAAGAAGAAGTCGGACACACCGGAAGACAACGACAGCGCGATCGTGGCGACAATCAGCGGCCTGTTCAAGCCAGTGCTGGCCGGCCTGAGGAAGCTGCCGGGCCTGAGCTCCAAGATCGCCCCGATCACATCCGCTCCCGGAACAACAGTCACGAAGAAGCCTGCAATCAAGGCGACAGGCGCATCCGGGACGCCCGCGACGGTGAAGAAGCCGGCACTGGCGGGACCCGCTCCCTTCCCGACCGCAGACGTTCATCGGCGTTGGTTCAAGCATCTCGACAACACCGCGGCGCAGCAGGTGAAGTCCGCGGCGAGTAATCCGACCGGCAATCTGCGCCTGAGCCAGGAGGACGCTTCCATAGACCACAAGCACTACTTCCGCGACGACTTCTTCGGCGGCCTGCCGTGGACGCCGACCGAGGGCAAGGACACGGAGCAGGAGGTCGTCGTCGGGTTCCGCACGTGGATCGACGGCACGGACCTCGGAATCCAAGAGCTCAGGCTCAGCCACGACCCGAAAAGGATCTCCGGGCAAGGAAACGTGCCCACGGTGCTCCATTGGGGCGCGCTGGCATCGGAGATGCGGGAGACCAACTACGTCGGGCTGTACATAAGCCTCGAATGCACGACCGGCGGCGAGTACAACCTGGTGATCTCGCAAGCGCCTCGCGGGGACTACCAGATCTGA
- a CDS encoding SDR family NAD(P)-dependent oxidoreductase gives MSGPLNGRTALVTGATGGLGSAIVRRLAADGATVALAHLHDDKAAAELATHITDGGGTAIPLAADVRNAEAVRTLSHQAHDRLGPIDILVSNAGAYPRQPWMETTPAHWDEALATNLTSHYLLTHELTPAMTAAGWGRIITIGSVLSAAGRHDLAGYISAKAGLEGLTRALSRELGPVGITANCVAPGSIRVPAEDTVVDDAEAMTVRQLARQCVKRRGRPDDVAAAVAFLATDDAGFITGQTLRIDGGWILG, from the coding sequence ATGTCTGGCCCCCTGAACGGCCGTACCGCCCTCGTCACTGGAGCCACCGGCGGCCTCGGCTCGGCCATCGTCCGCCGACTCGCCGCCGACGGCGCCACCGTCGCCCTCGCTCACCTCCACGACGACAAGGCCGCAGCCGAGCTCGCCACCCACATCACCGACGGCGGCGGCACCGCGATCCCCCTGGCAGCCGACGTCCGCAACGCCGAGGCCGTGCGTACCCTCTCCCACCAGGCCCACGACCGGCTCGGCCCGATCGACATCCTGGTCAGCAATGCCGGCGCCTACCCCCGCCAGCCGTGGATGGAGACGACACCGGCCCACTGGGACGAGGCCCTGGCCACCAACCTGACCAGCCACTACCTCCTCACCCACGAGCTCACCCCCGCCATGACGGCCGCCGGCTGGGGCCGGATCATCACGATCGGTTCCGTCCTCTCCGCGGCGGGCCGCCATGACCTCGCCGGCTACATCAGCGCCAAGGCCGGCCTCGAAGGACTCACCCGCGCCCTCTCCCGCGAACTCGGCCCCGTCGGCATCACAGCGAACTGCGTCGCCCCCGGCTCCATCCGCGTCCCCGCCGAGGACACCGTCGTCGACGACGCGGAGGCCATGACCGTCCGACAGCTCGCCCGCCAGTGCGTCAAGCGCCGGGGCCGCCCGGACGACGTCGCCGCGGCCGTCGCCTTCCTCGCCACCGACGACGCCGGTTTCATCACCGGCCAGACCCTACGCATCGACGGAGGCTGGATCCTTGGCTGA
- a CDS encoding glycosyltransferase family 9 protein — translation MTAVAPAGIRFHHGSLVIPAGAVHTTPLGYDRDSVPIGAPLPLAASAELVHRLSGCGEVVVAFEGKLGDSLLALSGVRAVLDWLRLRSVRVAVRAVGPYAGLIARAGLITTPEAATPSGWRAVIGDRTGIESHGSEAAVCLVLDPAAPPCWSTDGRAHPDLPARHYLALERRLGIRLPGTAPFAPTFATGPTNLVEELRSVGWLGGLTIGAITATSWPERKDYTTQRYVELAKHIAEAQQTQARLLLIGGNPGEGLRITAEAPRRHVQVLRLDGMPADHLADLFPHCHLIVGNDTGLTHLAAMARGREYSGRPVIGLYARHSHSKWRAGLPHHHAVATDLSDRMHQGDLCPVRDSIAPDTDVHMDAFPPTALAQIGLELLDGVRP, via the coding sequence GTGACAGCAGTCGCCCCGGCGGGGATCCGATTCCACCACGGCTCCCTGGTCATCCCCGCCGGGGCCGTGCACACCACCCCGCTCGGGTACGACCGTGACAGCGTTCCCATCGGCGCACCGCTCCCGCTGGCCGCCTCCGCCGAGCTCGTCCACCGCCTGAGCGGGTGCGGTGAGGTCGTGGTGGCCTTCGAGGGGAAGCTCGGCGACTCTCTCCTCGCGCTGTCTGGGGTCCGCGCGGTCCTCGACTGGCTGCGGCTGCGGTCGGTTCGCGTGGCCGTTCGGGCGGTGGGTCCGTACGCGGGGCTGATCGCCCGCGCCGGGCTGATCACGACGCCCGAGGCCGCCACGCCCAGCGGCTGGCGTGCAGTGATCGGAGACCGGACGGGAATCGAGTCCCACGGCTCGGAAGCGGCGGTGTGCCTGGTGCTGGACCCGGCTGCCCCACCGTGCTGGTCGACCGACGGCCGTGCCCACCCGGACCTGCCCGCCCGCCACTACCTGGCGCTAGAGCGCCGCCTCGGCATCCGTCTGCCCGGCACGGCACCCTTCGCTCCCACCTTCGCGACCGGTCCGACCAACCTCGTGGAGGAACTGCGCTCGGTGGGCTGGCTGGGCGGCCTGACCATCGGGGCCATCACCGCCACCAGTTGGCCGGAGCGCAAGGACTACACGACCCAGCGCTACGTCGAGCTCGCCAAGCACATCGCCGAGGCCCAGCAGACCCAGGCCCGGCTGCTGCTCATCGGCGGTAACCCGGGCGAGGGCCTCCGCATCACCGCAGAGGCCCCTCGACGCCATGTGCAGGTCCTCCGCCTAGACGGGATGCCGGCCGACCACCTCGCCGACCTCTTCCCGCACTGCCACCTCATCGTCGGCAACGACACCGGTCTCACCCACCTCGCTGCGATGGCGCGCGGCAGGGAGTACAGCGGCCGGCCGGTCATCGGTCTGTACGCGCGCCACAGCCACAGCAAGTGGCGCGCCGGCCTGCCGCACCACCACGCCGTCGCTACTGACTTGTCCGACCGCATGCACCAGGGCGACCTCTGCCCCGTCCGCGACTCCATCGCCCCGGACACGGACGTGCACATGGACGCCTTCCCGCCCACAGCGCTGGCCCAGATCGGCCTGGAACTCCTCGACGGGGTAAGGCCATGA
- a CDS encoding IS110 family transposase: MARIWAGTDIGKSHHHCVVLNAEGERLLSRRVLNDEPELLSLLGDVLALDEDVVWAVDVADSTAALWISVLLNHGQRLVYIPGLAVNRASAGYRGMGKTDAKDATVIADQARMRRDLAVLRSEDELTIELKILTNRRADLNADRTRRINRLRGQLNTIFPALERVLDLGNVGPLILLTGYQTPAALRRVGRKRLETWLRNRKVRSPETLAAAALEAAERQATAVPGEKIASQVIHTLAKEVMSLNEQIAEIDKLIAARFREHDLAEVIESMPGIGPLLGAEFLAATGGDMSRYADSGRLASLAGVAPVPRDSGNVSGNLHRPRRYHRGLQRVFYTSALISIRNCDASRRFYERKRGEGKRHTQAVLALARRRVNVLWALIRDGRCYEHGLSAPAAA; the protein is encoded by the coding sequence GTGGCCCGGATCTGGGCAGGAACGGACATCGGCAAGAGCCACCACCATTGCGTGGTCCTGAACGCCGAAGGCGAGCGACTGCTGTCGCGGCGCGTGCTGAACGACGAGCCGGAGCTTCTCTCTCTCCTCGGGGACGTCCTGGCTCTGGACGAAGACGTGGTCTGGGCCGTCGATGTCGCCGACAGCACGGCCGCTTTGTGGATCAGCGTGCTGCTCAACCACGGCCAGCGGCTCGTCTACATTCCGGGCCTCGCGGTCAACCGTGCGTCCGCCGGCTACCGGGGCATGGGCAAGACCGACGCCAAGGACGCCACCGTTATCGCCGACCAGGCCCGAATGCGCAGGGACCTGGCTGTCCTGCGGTCGGAAGACGAACTCACCATCGAGCTGAAGATACTCACCAACCGGCGAGCCGACCTGAACGCCGACCGCACCCGCCGGATCAACCGTCTGCGTGGTCAACTCAACACCATCTTCCCGGCATTGGAACGCGTCCTTGATCTGGGCAACGTCGGCCCGCTGATCCTGCTGACCGGCTACCAGACCCCGGCTGCCCTGCGGCGCGTCGGCCGCAAACGGCTGGAGACCTGGCTGCGCAATCGCAAGGTCCGCAGCCCCGAAACCCTTGCCGCAGCCGCTCTGGAGGCTGCCGAGCGCCAGGCCACCGCCGTCCCCGGGGAGAAGATCGCCTCGCAGGTGATCCACACCCTGGCGAAGGAGGTGATGAGCCTCAATGAGCAGATCGCCGAGATCGACAAGCTCATTGCGGCCCGGTTTCGCGAACACGACCTGGCCGAAGTGATCGAGAGCATGCCCGGCATCGGCCCCTTGCTGGGTGCCGAGTTCCTGGCCGCCACGGGCGGCGACATGAGCCGCTACGCAGACTCCGGCCGTCTGGCCAGCCTGGCCGGGGTCGCTCCGGTCCCACGCGATTCCGGCAACGTCAGCGGCAACCTGCACCGGCCCCGGCGTTACCACCGCGGCCTGCAACGCGTCTTCTACACCTCCGCGCTCATCAGCATCCGCAACTGCGACGCGTCGCGGCGCTTCTACGAACGCAAGCGCGGCGAAGGCAAACGGCACACCCAGGCCGTCCTCGCGTTGGCGAGGCGACGGGTCAACGTCCTCTGGGCCTTGATCCGTGACGGACGGTGCTACGAGCATGGACTCTCCGCTCCTGCTGCCGCTTGA